In Aquimarina sp. TRL1, a single window of DNA contains:
- a CDS encoding homoserine kinase, whose translation MDSLKIFAPATVANLSCGFDVMGCCLDTVGDEMIISKVAEPGIKITKIEGADLPMETHKNVAGVAVEALLQKLGKDVGIHIEIYKKIKAGSGIGSSAASSAGAVWAVNKLLGSPFSPTELISFAMEGEKLASGNAHADNVAPALLGGFTLVRSYSPLDVLKLNTPQDLFMTVIHPQIEVKTSDSRSVIKHTVPLTKAIHQWGNVGGLVTGLFTENYELIGRSLEDVIIEPLRSILIPEFQTVKEAALSNGALGAGISGSGPSIFSLCKGIDTAQKVASEIEKIYTKTGLDFDIHVSKINDQGIRILN comes from the coding sequence ATGGATTCTCTAAAAATTTTTGCTCCGGCAACGGTAGCCAACCTCTCCTGTGGTTTTGATGTCATGGGATGCTGCCTCGATACGGTAGGTGATGAAATGATTATTTCAAAAGTAGCAGAACCTGGTATTAAAATCACGAAAATTGAAGGTGCGGACCTTCCTATGGAAACTCATAAAAATGTAGCAGGAGTAGCTGTAGAGGCCCTCCTGCAAAAATTAGGTAAGGATGTCGGTATTCACATCGAGATATACAAAAAGATTAAAGCAGGAAGTGGTATTGGTAGTAGTGCAGCTAGTAGTGCAGGAGCAGTATGGGCTGTAAATAAACTACTGGGTAGCCCTTTCTCTCCTACTGAATTAATTTCTTTTGCAATGGAAGGAGAAAAATTAGCCAGTGGAAATGCACATGCAGATAATGTGGCTCCTGCTCTTCTTGGAGGTTTTACACTTGTACGAAGTTATTCTCCTTTGGATGTCTTAAAGCTGAATACTCCCCAGGATTTATTTATGACAGTAATTCATCCGCAAATCGAAGTAAAAACCTCCGATTCCAGATCGGTTATTAAACATACTGTCCCATTGACTAAAGCAATTCATCAATGGGGTAATGTCGGAGGTTTAGTTACTGGTTTATTTACCGAAAACTATGAATTAATAGGAAGAAGTTTAGAAGATGTAATCATAGAACCATTGCGATCTATTCTAATTCCTGAATTCCAAACTGTGAAAGAAGCTGCCCTATCCAATGGCGCATTAGGCGCTGGAATTTCCGGTTCCGGTCCTTCTATATTTTCTTTATGCAAAGGGATCGATACGGCTCAAAAAGTAGCCTCAGAAATTGAAAAAATCTATACTAAAACAGGTCTTGATTTTGATATTCATGTATCAAAAATTAACGATCAGGGAATACGAATACTTAATTAA